The following proteins come from a genomic window of Carassius auratus strain Wakin unplaced genomic scaffold, ASM336829v1 scaf_tig00007449, whole genome shotgun sequence:
- the LOC113071497 gene encoding mesoderm posterior protein 1-like, which produces MDISSSSLQLQDSSASKFDCENLLDQSYAVSDAGYYSACSSLSPTSSLDSCGFSPPANPSRAGQDILQIFPHDSITTQEKSKVQPPKRTGRPRSKFPGVKRQTASEREKLRMRDLTKALHHLRTYLPPSVAPVGKTLTKIETLRLTIQYISCLSAQLELSEDEEHRGSQAEVNAASTIFDSFTATPSDPFRSFPAQQFPSMTCSQTPVEGDFLSIPAPEFWFLEQDNSFHGQC; this is translated from the exons ATGGATATCTCCAGCTCTTCTCTTCAGCTCCAAGACAGCAGCGCTTCCAAGTTTGACTGCGAGAACCTTCTGGATCAGAGCTACGCTGTATCAGATGCGGGATACTACAGCGCCTGCAGCAGCCTGTCTCCAACCTCTTCCCTCGATTCCTGCGGCTTCTCCCCTCCGGCTAACCCTAGCAGAGCGGGACAGGACATACTGCAGATCTTCCCTCATGACAGCATCACCACCCAGGAGAAGAGCAAGGTCCAGCCCCCCAAGAGAACCGGACGGCCAAGGTCAAAATTCCCTGGAGTGAAGCGGCAAACGGCAAGTGAACGTGAGAAGCTGAGGATGAGAGATCTGACGAAAGCTCTTCATCACCTCAGGACGTACCTGCCTCCATCAGTGGCTCCTGTCGGAAAAACCTTGACCAAGATCGAGACGCTGCGGCTCACTATCCAGTACATCTCCTGCCTGTCCGCTCAGCTGGAACTCAGTGAAGACGAGGAACATCGTGGATCTCAGGCCGAGGTCAACGCTGCGTCAACCATCTTCGACAGCTTCACTGCGACCCCTTCAGATCCTTTCAGAAGTTTCCCAGCTCAGCAGTTCCCATCTATGACCTGTTCTCAG ACTCCAGTCGAAGGTGATTTCCTTTCAATCCCAGCTCCAGAATTTTGGTTTCTCGAGCAGGACAATTCATTCCATGGACAGTGCTGA